Proteins encoded by one window of Ramlibacter tataouinensis:
- a CDS encoding tryptophan--tRNA ligase: MNATLTRYLTGITTTGTPHLGNYVGAIRPTVQASRRPGTQNFYFLADYHALIKCDEPARIQRSTLEIAACWLAAGLDPEHVYFYRQSDIPEIPELTWFLTCVTGKGLLNRAHAYKAQVDKNNAAGVDPDADVTAGLFMYPVLMAADIILFNAHKVPVGRDQVQHLEMARDMASSFNHLYGEHFTLPEAQIDEAVATLPGLDGRKMSKSYDNVIALFGPREQVRRQIFSIVTDSRAPGEPKEVEGSALFQIYQAFADAGETQALRKAYAQGIAWSDAKQLLFERIDREIAPMRERYDALVNNPAELEKILKAGAEKARAIATPFLGRLRHAVGLRNLADQPQAAGKGKAKAALPSFKQYREADGRHYFKLVDAGGALLLQSSGFASPQDAGRAVARLKQEGLAALGGAAALAEGVSEDQARAALAQLASG; the protein is encoded by the coding sequence CATCCGCCCCACCGTGCAGGCCAGCCGCCGGCCGGGCACGCAGAACTTCTATTTCCTGGCCGACTACCACGCGCTGATCAAGTGCGACGAGCCGGCCCGCATCCAGCGCTCGACGCTGGAGATCGCGGCCTGCTGGCTGGCCGCGGGGCTGGATCCGGAGCACGTCTACTTCTACCGGCAATCGGACATCCCCGAGATTCCGGAGCTGACCTGGTTCCTCACCTGCGTCACCGGCAAGGGCCTGCTCAACCGGGCCCACGCCTACAAGGCGCAGGTGGACAAGAACAACGCCGCCGGCGTCGACCCGGACGCCGACGTCACCGCCGGCCTGTTCATGTACCCGGTGCTGATGGCCGCCGACATCATCCTGTTCAACGCCCACAAGGTGCCGGTCGGCCGCGACCAGGTGCAGCACCTGGAGATGGCGCGCGATATGGCGTCCAGCTTCAACCACCTGTACGGCGAGCACTTCACCCTGCCCGAGGCCCAGATCGACGAGGCCGTGGCCACGCTGCCGGGCCTGGACGGGCGCAAGATGAGCAAGAGCTATGACAACGTCATCGCCCTGTTCGGCCCGCGCGAGCAGGTGCGCAGGCAGATCTTCTCCATCGTCACCGACTCGCGCGCGCCCGGCGAGCCCAAGGAGGTGGAAGGCTCGGCGCTGTTCCAGATCTACCAGGCCTTCGCCGACGCGGGCGAGACGCAGGCGCTGCGCAAGGCCTATGCGCAAGGCATCGCCTGGTCGGACGCCAAGCAGCTGCTGTTCGAGCGCATCGACCGCGAGATCGCGCCGATGCGCGAGCGCTACGACGCGCTGGTGAACAACCCGGCCGAGCTGGAGAAGATCCTCAAGGCGGGCGCCGAGAAGGCCCGCGCGATCGCCACCCCCTTTCTCGGCCGGCTGCGCCACGCCGTCGGCCTGCGCAACCTGGCCGACCAGCCGCAGGCCGCCGGCAAGGGCAAGGCCAAGGCCGCGCTGCCCTCGTTCAAGCAATACCGCGAGGCCGACGGCCGGCACTACTTCAAGCTGGTGGACGCGGGCGGCGCCCTGCTGCTGCAAAGCAGCGGCTTCGCCTCGCCGCAGGACGCGGGCCGCGCCGTCGCGCGGCTGAAGCAGGAAGGCCTGGCCGCCCTGGGCGGCGCCGCTGCGCTGGCCGAGGGCGTCAGCGAGGACCAGGCCCGCGCCGCGCTGGCGCAATTGGCAAGCGGCTGA
- a CDS encoding response regulator transcription factor, whose translation MKATPNPTTLYVIDDHPLMREAVVMLLRRLRPGARVIELDRIGGMESAVREHGFPDLICLDLKLPDTTGTSGVHEMKNRFPQAPLAVLSASPAADAEEACIEAGADIYIEKSAGAQEIGNALRALLNTDGSFEELAPTDNKLSKRQKQLIVMLDRGLSNREIADELGISEHTVKVHLWRLFRRLGVKSRTQTIHFARTHGLLSS comes from the coding sequence ATGAAAGCCACTCCCAACCCCACCACCCTGTACGTGATCGACGACCACCCGCTGATGCGCGAGGCGGTCGTCATGCTGCTGCGCCGGTTGCGGCCGGGGGCGCGCGTGATCGAGCTCGATCGCATCGGGGGCATGGAATCGGCCGTGCGCGAGCACGGTTTCCCGGACCTGATCTGCCTCGACCTGAAGCTGCCGGACACCACCGGCACCTCGGGCGTGCACGAGATGAAGAACCGGTTCCCGCAGGCGCCCCTGGCCGTGCTGTCGGCCTCGCCCGCGGCCGACGCGGAGGAAGCCTGCATCGAGGCCGGCGCCGACATCTACATCGAGAAGTCGGCCGGGGCGCAGGAGATCGGCAACGCGCTGCGCGCTCTGCTGAACACCGACGGCAGCTTCGAGGAACTGGCGCCGACCGACAACAAGCTGTCCAAGCGCCAGAAGCAGCTGATCGTGATGCTGGACCGCGGGCTGTCCAACCGCGAGATCGCCGACGAACTGGGCATCAGCGAGCACACCGTCAAGGTCCACCTGTGGCGCCTGTTCCGCCGCCTGGGCGTCAAGAGCCGCACCCAGACCATCCATTTCGCGCGCACGCACGGGCTGCTGTCGAGCTAG
- a CDS encoding sensor histidine kinase — protein MTADSAPPDTDPPAAGAAEDHWVQGELIRSLMRTQRSTQLLALALVPLFVAVLWTDAPRIGLLLWAAATASVALGRMQVIRVYERDVAGAGADAHLAFLRRFRLAWPVTGALWGMSTLMFFERAPLADQFICWMVLAGLGMFSINSLSSHLPTMRRYLDTLALTALAVIGWRVGVDIHFSGPNQHGWMVLLLVIFWQVVRHAGLRLHLTHRRNFELQFRNNQLIESLTRQTQAALEAIEIKNRFLASAAHDIRQPVHALGLYADWLGSEPELVHDIAPKIVESTKAVNALFDSLFDLVRLDTGKIKLKVEELRLDKLLHDLELHYRPLAEAKGLQFRVHAVPGTVTSDPILLQRIVGNLISNAVKYTRKGGILVAARRTRHGPRIEIWDTGIGITPAHQREIFREFFKVPGHAGTEEGFGLGLYIVARLSNILGHPLNFASRPGRGTVFRLLVQPTDPKEAAERAASPIVDSAARQPAALEAGR, from the coding sequence GTGACCGCCGACAGCGCTCCTCCCGACACCGACCCGCCGGCCGCCGGCGCGGCGGAGGACCACTGGGTCCAGGGCGAGTTGATCCGCAGCCTGATGCGCACCCAGCGCAGCACGCAGCTGCTGGCACTGGCGCTGGTGCCGCTGTTCGTGGCGGTGCTGTGGACCGACGCGCCGCGCATCGGCCTGCTGCTCTGGGCCGCCGCCACCGCCTCGGTGGCGCTGGGCCGCATGCAGGTGATCCGCGTCTACGAGCGCGACGTCGCCGGCGCCGGAGCCGACGCCCACCTGGCCTTCCTGCGGCGCTTCCGCCTCGCCTGGCCGGTGACCGGCGCCCTGTGGGGCATGTCCACGCTGATGTTCTTCGAGCGGGCCCCGCTGGCCGACCAGTTCATCTGCTGGATGGTGCTGGCCGGGCTGGGCATGTTCTCCATCAACAGCTTGTCGAGCCACCTGCCGACCATGCGGCGCTACCTGGACACGCTGGCCCTGACGGCCCTGGCCGTGATCGGCTGGCGGGTCGGGGTGGACATCCATTTCAGCGGGCCCAACCAGCATGGCTGGATGGTGCTGCTGCTGGTGATCTTCTGGCAGGTGGTGCGCCATGCCGGCCTGCGGCTGCACCTGACGCATCGGCGCAACTTCGAGCTGCAGTTCCGCAACAACCAGCTGATCGAATCGCTGACGCGCCAGACCCAGGCCGCGCTGGAGGCCATCGAGATCAAGAACCGCTTCCTGGCCAGCGCGGCACACGACATCCGCCAGCCGGTGCACGCGCTGGGCCTGTATGCCGACTGGCTGGGCAGCGAGCCGGAACTGGTGCACGACATCGCGCCCAAGATCGTCGAATCGACCAAGGCGGTGAATGCGCTGTTCGACTCGCTGTTCGACCTGGTGCGGCTGGACACCGGCAAGATCAAGCTCAAGGTCGAGGAGCTGCGGCTGGACAAGCTGCTGCACGACCTGGAGCTGCACTACCGCCCGCTGGCCGAGGCCAAGGGCCTGCAGTTCCGCGTGCATGCGGTGCCCGGCACCGTGACCAGCGACCCGATCCTGCTGCAGCGCATCGTCGGCAACCTGATCTCCAACGCGGTCAAGTACACGCGCAAGGGCGGCATCCTGGTGGCGGCGCGCCGCACCCGGCACGGGCCGCGCATCGAGATCTGGGACACCGGTATCGGCATCACGCCGGCCCACCAGCGCGAGATCTTCCGCGAGTTCTTCAAGGTGCCCGGCCATGCGGGCACGGAGGAGGGCTTCGGCCTGGGCCTGTACATCGTGGCCCGGCTGTCGAACATCCTGGGCCATCCGCTGAATTTCGCGTCGCGGCCGGGTCGCGGGACGGTGTTCCGGCTGCTGGTGCAGCCGACCGATCCGAAGGAGGCGGCCGAGCGCGCCGCCTCGCCGATCGTCGACAGCGCGGCGCGCCAGCCGGCGGCGCTGGAGGCGGGGCGGTAG
- the rpoN gene encoding RNA polymerase factor sigma-54 gives MPSLSLHAGAALHPALSPRLQRAVRLLQMSSLDFSRAVRDALDTNPFLETDESGLLPDAGAVAEADGEGPERPPDAGGWGGGTVARARMVDDDGVFDTLVARTSLADHLLGQLNLLPLPERDWVLAAAVIESLDDDGYLRAPLSELATVVPLDPLPEPGELAIALCRVQSLEPAGVGARDVIECLRLQLPSIECARKRELAGRILGECVQCLASRDLPAVARKLRVPLDEAQAACAAIRRLDPRPGWRHEAASVQYVTPDVIVRKVRGQWTALLNDAVVPRVRLNRSYAELFRRHRRPEHAELGAHLQEARWTVHNVEQRFSTILAVAQAILKRQHRFLAYGAMAMKPLALREIAQEVGVHESTVSRVTNNKFMATPAGVFELKYFFSRGLAMASGGECSPTAIRGLIQEMIAAESAAQPLSDVEIARQLDGQGLKVARRTVTKYRQLMKIEPAERRRAAA, from the coding sequence ATGCCATCCTTGAGCCTGCACGCCGGCGCCGCCCTGCACCCGGCGCTGTCGCCCCGGCTGCAGCGGGCCGTGCGGCTGCTGCAGATGTCCTCGCTCGACTTCTCGCGCGCGGTGCGCGATGCGCTGGACACCAACCCCTTCCTGGAAACCGACGAGAGCGGCCTGCTGCCCGATGCCGGCGCGGTGGCCGAGGCGGACGGCGAAGGGCCCGAGCGCCCGCCGGATGCGGGCGGCTGGGGCGGCGGCACGGTGGCGCGGGCCCGCATGGTCGATGACGATGGCGTATTCGACACGCTGGTGGCCCGCACGTCGCTGGCCGACCACCTGCTCGGCCAGCTCAACCTGCTGCCGCTGCCCGAGCGCGACTGGGTGCTGGCCGCGGCCGTGATCGAGTCGCTCGATGACGACGGCTACCTGCGCGCGCCGCTGTCGGAGCTGGCGACCGTGGTGCCGCTGGACCCGCTGCCCGAGCCGGGGGAACTGGCCATCGCGCTGTGCCGGGTGCAGTCGCTGGAGCCGGCCGGCGTCGGCGCGCGCGACGTGATCGAATGCCTGCGGCTGCAACTGCCTTCGATCGAATGCGCGCGCAAGCGCGAACTGGCCGGGCGCATCCTGGGCGAGTGCGTGCAGTGCCTGGCCAGCCGCGACCTGCCGGCGGTGGCGCGCAAGCTGCGCGTTCCGCTGGACGAGGCGCAGGCCGCCTGCGCGGCGATCCGCCGGCTCGACCCGCGCCCCGGCTGGCGCCATGAAGCCGCATCGGTGCAGTACGTCACGCCCGACGTGATCGTGCGCAAGGTGCGCGGCCAGTGGACCGCGCTGCTGAACGACGCAGTGGTGCCGCGCGTGCGGCTGAACCGCAGCTATGCCGAGCTGTTCCGCCGCCACCGGCGGCCCGAGCACGCCGAGCTGGGCGCGCACCTGCAGGAGGCGCGCTGGACGGTGCACAACGTGGAGCAGCGCTTTTCCACCATCCTGGCGGTGGCCCAGGCCATCCTCAAGCGCCAGCACCGGTTCCTGGCCTACGGGGCGATGGCCATGAAGCCGCTGGCGCTGCGCGAGATCGCGCAGGAGGTGGGGGTGCACGAGTCGACCGTCTCGCGCGTGACCAACAACAAGTTCATGGCCACCCCGGCCGGCGTGTTCGAGCTGAAGTACTTCTTCTCGCGCGGGCTGGCGATGGCCAGCGGCGGCGAGTGCTCGCCCACGGCGATCCGCGGCCTGATCCAGGAAATGATCGCCGCCGAATCCGCCGCGCAGCCGCTGTCCGACGTGGAGATCGCGCGCCAGCTGGACGGCCAGGGCCTGAAGGTGGCGCGGCGCACGGTGACCAAGTACCGGCAGCTGATGAAGATCGAGCCGGCCGAACGCAGGCGGGCGGCGGCCTGA
- a CDS encoding ATP-binding protein, whose translation MPAAHPSPPPLERYWPSAPLRRYLVVVIVLAILPLAALVSWQIFADVRDEQRQIEANLAGSAAALAQAVDSELNASLDALGNLAHSELLQPGQADAFQRGLLQRPPARRDWHSVFLVDADSMLRFDSAAGAQPGAPVSGDLGHVTAQVTRDAQPAASGLVATRGPEGLAVLLAVPVVREGRIAYVLGARVSGAAWQRLVGAASRPDGGYVALHDARQRLIAWTLPREVPLGAGLPADAADAIRSRPFGVQRLPGPDGQPVYAAWQRVGPSDWQVQVAAPAGPIEAGHRRAILGALAASGGSLLLGVLLATAAARRISRPLQTLAARGHAGLPGRVPVREIASLRDALRAAAERDEQARRTLEADIAERRRVEGELLAAHEQLSAGQRLMDLAQEAGHVGFFHHRFGPDELEWTPGHCKLFGIDRLEPPRLAGWLERIAPGDRDRIEREIRQAWAQRHEVQTLEYAVAMPGGGARWMSSRVLLRYAPDGRPLQMTGVTVDMTDQREAELQRAGLTEQAVAARRAAEAASRAKDEFLSMLGHELRNPLGAISAAIDVLETADPAGPEAADARSIISRQTRNLAHLMNDLLDVGRVVAGKILLARQPVNLAALGDRVRRTLALTGEAARHDLRMRLEPAWVDGDSVRLEQVMTNLLTNAVKYTPAGGRIEVTTGLRDDCAVFEVTDAGIGIAPALLPHVFELFVQGERSLDRRAGGLGIGLTLVRRLVELHGGRIDAHSSEAGSRFTVLLPAIEPPALPPPDALPPSRRRRVLVIEDNRDVLAALRAKLELEGHSVSTAADGIEGLNRLLRQQPEVSIVDIGLPGLTGYELARHARAAGYAGRMIALSGYGLARDVDSAMVAGFDGYLVKPVDRGQLRASLED comes from the coding sequence ATGCCCGCCGCCCACCCGTCCCCGCCGCCGCTGGAGCGCTACTGGCCGAGCGCACCGCTGCGGCGCTACCTGGTGGTGGTGATCGTGCTGGCGATCCTGCCGCTGGCCGCCCTGGTCAGCTGGCAGATCTTTGCCGACGTGCGCGACGAGCAGCGGCAGATCGAAGCCAACCTGGCCGGTTCCGCCGCGGCGCTGGCGCAGGCGGTGGACAGCGAGCTCAATGCCTCGCTCGACGCGCTGGGCAACCTGGCGCATTCCGAGCTGCTGCAGCCGGGCCAGGCCGACGCGTTCCAGCGTGGACTGCTGCAGCGGCCGCCGGCGCGGCGCGACTGGCACAGCGTGTTCCTGGTCGATGCCGACAGCATGCTGCGCTTCGACAGCGCGGCCGGCGCGCAGCCCGGCGCGCCGGTCTCGGGTGATCTGGGACACGTGACCGCGCAGGTGACGCGCGATGCGCAGCCGGCCGCCTCGGGGCTGGTGGCCACGCGCGGCCCGGAAGGCCTGGCCGTGCTGCTGGCCGTGCCGGTGGTGCGCGAAGGCCGCATCGCCTACGTGCTGGGCGCACGCGTGTCGGGCGCGGCGTGGCAGCGCCTGGTCGGCGCCGCCAGCCGCCCGGACGGCGGCTACGTCGCCCTGCACGATGCGCGCCAGCGCCTGATCGCCTGGACGCTGCCGCGCGAAGTGCCGCTGGGCGCCGGGCTGCCCGCCGACGCGGCCGATGCGATCCGCAGCCGCCCGTTCGGGGTGCAGCGGCTGCCGGGCCCGGACGGCCAGCCGGTGTACGCGGCCTGGCAGCGGGTGGGACCGTCGGACTGGCAGGTCCAGGTGGCCGCACCCGCCGGCCCGATCGAGGCCGGGCACCGGCGCGCGATCCTGGGCGCCCTGGCCGCCAGCGGCGGCAGCCTGCTGCTGGGCGTGCTGCTGGCCACCGCCGCGGCGCGCCGCATCAGCCGCCCGCTGCAGACCCTGGCGGCGCGCGGGCATGCCGGCCTGCCCGGCCGCGTGCCGGTGCGCGAGATCGCCAGCCTGCGCGATGCCTTGCGCGCCGCCGCCGAGCGCGACGAGCAGGCGCGCCGCACCCTGGAGGCCGACATCGCCGAGCGGCGGCGGGTCGAAGGCGAGTTGCTGGCCGCGCACGAACAACTGAGCGCCGGCCAGCGGCTGATGGACCTGGCGCAGGAAGCCGGGCATGTCGGCTTCTTCCACCACCGCTTCGGCCCCGACGAGCTGGAGTGGACGCCGGGCCATTGCAAGCTGTTCGGCATCGACCGGCTCGAGCCGCCGCGGCTGGCCGGCTGGCTCGAGCGCATCGCGCCGGGCGACCGCGACCGGATCGAGCGCGAGATCCGCCAGGCCTGGGCGCAGCGCCACGAAGTCCAGACCCTGGAGTACGCGGTCGCGATGCCCGGCGGCGGCGCGCGCTGGATGTCCAGCCGGGTGCTGCTGCGCTACGCCCCCGACGGCCGGCCGCTGCAGATGACCGGGGTCACGGTCGACATGACGGACCAGCGCGAGGCCGAGCTGCAGCGGGCCGGGCTCACCGAGCAGGCGGTCGCCGCGCGCCGCGCGGCCGAGGCGGCCAGCCGCGCCAAGGACGAGTTCCTGTCGATGCTGGGCCACGAACTGCGCAACCCGCTGGGCGCCATCTCCGCCGCCATCGACGTGCTGGAGACGGCCGACCCGGCCGGCCCGGAGGCGGCCGATGCGCGCTCGATCATCTCGCGCCAGACGCGCAACCTTGCGCACCTGATGAACGACCTGCTGGACGTCGGGCGGGTGGTGGCCGGCAAGATCCTGCTGGCGCGCCAGCCGGTGAACCTGGCGGCGCTGGGCGATCGCGTGCGGCGCACGCTGGCCCTGACCGGCGAGGCGGCGCGCCACGACCTGCGCATGCGGCTCGAGCCGGCCTGGGTCGATGGCGACAGCGTGCGGCTGGAACAGGTGATGACCAACCTGCTGACCAATGCCGTCAAGTACACCCCCGCCGGCGGCCGCATCGAGGTCACCACCGGGCTGCGCGACGACTGCGCGGTGTTCGAGGTGACCGACGCCGGCATCGGCATCGCGCCGGCGCTGCTGCCGCACGTGTTCGAGCTGTTCGTGCAGGGCGAGCGCTCGCTGGACCGCCGCGCCGGCGGGCTGGGCATCGGCCTGACGCTGGTGCGGCGGCTGGTGGAGCTGCACGGCGGGCGCATCGACGCGCACAGCTCGGAGGCGGGCAGCCGCTTCACCGTGCTGCTGCCCGCGATCGAGCCGCCCGCGCTGCCGCCCCCCGACGCGCTGCCGCCCTCGCGCCGCCGCCGGGTGCTGGTAATAGAGGACAACCGCGACGTGCTGGCGGCGCTGCGCGCCAAGCTCGAGCTCGAGGGCCACAGCGTCAGCACCGCGGCCGACGGCATCGAGGGGCTCAACCGCCTGCTGCGCCAGCAGCCCGAGGTGTCGATCGTCGACATCGGCCTGCCCGGCCTGACCGGCTACGAACTGGCGCGGCACGCGCGCGCAGCCGGTTACGCGGGCCGCATGATCGCGCTGTCGGGCTATGGGCTGGCGCGCGACGTCGACAGCGCCATGGTGGCCGGTTTCGACGGCTACCTGGTCAAGCCGGTCGACCGCGGGCAATTGCGCGCCAGCCTGGAGGACTAG
- a CDS encoding sigma-54-dependent transcriptional regulator, with protein sequence MGHALIVEDDADAARMMAQLVAGEGFSAATARSLNEARRQMALQQPDVVLLDLRLPDGNGMALLDDRDLIGNCEVVLMTGHASLETSIQALRAGAADYLIKPVSARQLQSILSRVMKPSVLQDEVRSLHADLRRSGRFGLLVGTSAPMAQVYEQIARVAGTSVTVFVTGESGTGKELVARTVHDLSRRRAKPFLAVNCGAISPQLIESEIFGHEKGSFTGAERQHPGFFERAHGGTLFLDEITEMPLELQVKLLRVLETGTFLRVGSTTPLETDVRVVAASNRDPAEAVAQGRFREDLHYRLNVFPIELPPLRDRLDDLPLLVERFLQEIGRKEGSAKRITPAALQRLAQYRWPGNVRELRNVLQRAWVMAPGAEITQQWLPRNPAQVAALALDADEGDAAPAAAAPAAPAAAGHPAPTLQIAVGTPLAAAEKQLILATLAHFGQHKERTAAALGVSLKTLYNRLKEYGA encoded by the coding sequence ATGGGGCATGCACTGATCGTCGAGGACGACGCCGACGCCGCGCGCATGATGGCGCAGCTGGTGGCGGGCGAAGGCTTTTCGGCCGCCACGGCCCGGTCCCTGAACGAGGCGCGGCGGCAGATGGCGCTGCAGCAGCCGGACGTGGTGCTGCTCGACCTGCGCCTGCCCGACGGCAACGGCATGGCGCTGCTGGACGACCGCGACCTGATCGGCAACTGCGAGGTGGTGCTGATGACCGGCCACGCCAGCCTGGAGACCTCGATCCAGGCGCTGCGCGCCGGCGCCGCCGACTACCTCATCAAGCCGGTCAGCGCGCGCCAGCTGCAGAGCATCCTGTCGCGCGTGATGAAACCCTCGGTGCTGCAGGACGAGGTGCGCAGCCTGCACGCCGACCTGCGGCGCAGCGGCCGCTTCGGCCTGCTGGTGGGCACCTCGGCGCCGATGGCGCAGGTCTACGAGCAGATCGCGCGGGTGGCCGGCACCTCGGTGACGGTGTTCGTCACCGGCGAAAGCGGCACCGGCAAGGAACTGGTGGCGCGCACGGTGCACGACCTCAGCCGGCGCCGCGCCAAGCCGTTCCTGGCGGTGAACTGCGGGGCGATCTCGCCGCAGCTGATCGAGAGCGAGATCTTCGGCCACGAGAAGGGCAGCTTCACCGGCGCCGAGCGCCAGCACCCCGGCTTCTTCGAGCGCGCCCACGGCGGCACGCTGTTCCTCGACGAGATCACCGAGATGCCGCTGGAACTGCAGGTCAAGCTGCTGCGCGTGCTGGAGACCGGCACCTTCCTGCGCGTGGGCTCCACCACCCCGCTGGAGACCGACGTGCGGGTGGTCGCCGCCTCCAACCGCGACCCGGCCGAAGCGGTGGCCCAGGGGCGCTTTCGCGAGGACCTGCACTACCGGCTCAACGTCTTCCCGATCGAGTTGCCGCCGCTGCGCGACCGGCTGGACGACCTGCCGCTGCTGGTGGAGCGCTTCCTGCAGGAGATCGGCCGCAAGGAAGGCAGCGCCAAGCGCATCACGCCGGCGGCCCTGCAGCGGCTGGCGCAGTACCGCTGGCCGGGCAACGTGCGCGAACTGCGCAACGTGCTGCAGCGGGCCTGGGTCATGGCGCCGGGCGCGGAGATCACGCAGCAATGGCTGCCCCGCAACCCGGCCCAGGTGGCGGCGCTGGCGCTGGATGCCGACGAGGGTGACGCGGCGCCCGCGGCCGCCGCGCCCGCCGCTCCCGCGGCTGCCGGTCATCCCGCACCGACGCTGCAGATTGCGGTCGGCACGCCACTGGCCGCGGCCGAAAAGCAGCTGATCCTGGCCACCCTGGCGCACTTCGGCCAGCACAAGGAACGCACCGCCGCCGCCCTGGGCGTGAGCCTGAAGACGCTTTACAACCGCTTGAAGGAGTACGGGGCCTAG
- a CDS encoding KGG domain-containing protein, which produces MATQDTAPQKIDGASAGPRRSLRGFAAMDPQRQREIASLGGRAAHQSGHAHEFNTEEARAAGKKRHAVRGGGEPSSR; this is translated from the coding sequence ATGGCAACACAAGACACCGCTCCCCAGAAGATCGACGGCGCCAGCGCCGGCCCGCGGCGCAGCCTGCGCGGATTCGCCGCGATGGATCCGCAGCGCCAGCGCGAGATCGCCAGCCTCGGCGGCCGGGCCGCGCACCAGAGCGGCCACGCGCACGAATTCAACACCGAGGAAGCGCGCGCCGCCGGCAAGAAGCGGCACGCCGTGCGCGGCGGCGGCGAACCGTCCTCCCGCTGA
- the ku gene encoding non-homologous end joining protein Ku, whose protein sequence is MAAAHDTPPTEGMAPSSTRTLWKGAITFGLVHIPIGLYSATAESGIDFDWLDKRSMDPVGYKRINKKTGEDIDKENIVKGVKWHSGEYVVLSPDEIAKAYPRTTQTIEIEAFVDADEVPFVYLERPYYVAPINKGDKVYALLREALRQTGKVGIAKVVIQTKQHLAVLIPSGPALVLNLLRWGDEIRTWEDLKLPPAEAKAAGVKETELNMARQLIEGMSGHWSAAQYRDSFSEEIMKLVEAKAQAGQLEAVTPVEPAPSGSAEVIDLTELLRRSLRGKAAEPAPAPAPARSPSRAKAPAPARERKEAAEDKAVARDGGDEAESAPAKRKGAAKSAAKTRPRRAA, encoded by the coding sequence ATGGCCGCCGCACACGACACCCCGCCCACCGAGGGCATGGCCCCGTCCTCCACCCGCACGCTGTGGAAGGGCGCCATCACCTTCGGCCTGGTGCACATCCCGATCGGGCTGTACTCGGCCACGGCCGAGAGCGGCATCGACTTCGACTGGCTCGACAAGCGCAGCATGGACCCGGTCGGCTACAAGCGCATCAACAAGAAGACCGGCGAGGACATCGACAAGGAGAACATCGTCAAGGGCGTCAAGTGGCACAGCGGCGAGTACGTCGTGCTCAGCCCCGACGAGATCGCCAAGGCCTATCCGCGCACCACGCAGACGATCGAGATCGAGGCCTTCGTCGATGCCGACGAGGTGCCGTTCGTCTACCTGGAGCGGCCCTACTACGTCGCGCCCATCAACAAGGGCGACAAGGTCTACGCGCTGCTGCGCGAGGCCCTGCGCCAGACCGGCAAGGTCGGCATCGCCAAGGTGGTGATCCAGACCAAGCAGCACCTGGCGGTGCTAATCCCCAGCGGGCCGGCGCTGGTCCTCAACCTGCTGCGCTGGGGCGACGAGATCCGCACCTGGGAGGACCTGAAGCTGCCGCCGGCCGAGGCCAAGGCGGCGGGCGTCAAGGAAACCGAGCTGAACATGGCCAGGCAGCTGATCGAGGGCATGAGCGGCCACTGGAGCGCCGCCCAGTACCGCGATTCGTTCAGCGAGGAAATCATGAAGCTGGTCGAGGCCAAGGCCCAGGCCGGCCAGCTCGAGGCCGTCACGCCGGTCGAGCCGGCGCCCAGCGGCAGTGCCGAGGTGATCGACCTGACCGAGCTGCTGCGCCGCAGCCTGCGCGGCAAGGCGGCCGAGCCGGCGCCCGCGCCGGCTCCGGCCCGCAGCCCCAGCCGCGCCAAGGCGCCGGCACCGGCGCGGGAACGAAAGGAAGCGGCCGAGGACAAGGCGGTGGCGCGCGATGGCGGGGACGAGGCCGAGTCGGCGCCGGCCAAGCGCAAGGGGGCGGCCAAGTCGGCCGCCAAGACCCGTCCGCGCCGTGCCGCCTGA
- a CDS encoding TraR/DksA family transcriptional regulator, with protein MRAHELTDAQRAELKDLLDRRERELQDIVAALRQSLARPDAGSGAAVLDSVEEGDARMMASVDLEQLRRHEDELLDIGHSRERMHRGEYGRCEECDRPIPYDRLKALPQARLCIEHEQAREKAHPAGAPARP; from the coding sequence ATGCGGGCACACGAGCTGACCGATGCGCAGCGGGCCGAACTGAAGGACCTGCTGGACCGCCGCGAGCGCGAGCTGCAGGACATCGTCGCCGCGCTGCGCCAGTCGCTGGCCCGGCCGGATGCCGGCAGCGGCGCGGCCGTGCTCGATTCGGTGGAAGAGGGCGATGCCCGCATGATGGCCAGCGTCGACCTGGAGCAATTGCGCCGTCACGAGGACGAGTTGCTCGACATCGGCCACTCGCGCGAGCGCATGCACCGCGGCGAGTACGGCCGCTGCGAGGAATGCGACCGGCCGATCCCGTACGACCGCCTCAAGGCGCTGCCGCAGGCGCGCCTGTGCATCGAGCACGAGCAGGCCCGGGAAAAGGCGCACCCGGCCGGGGCGCCGGCGCGGCCCTGA